In the Drosophila takahashii strain IR98-3 E-12201 chromosome 3R, DtakHiC1v2, whole genome shotgun sequence genome, one interval contains:
- the TwdlV gene encoding uncharacterized protein TwdlV: protein MRGFIVLCLSAVALAAPQGYNYNPGPSGFGGISTTSGGASFFQGAAQAAPVQPQAIYQQPAVQTHHHQHQVQQAQQVQQQQAIVSKRFFIHSAPEEAEDYKERHITVGVPKRNYNVVFIKSPQRNNRKTIKISPAANEEKTVIYVLSKKGESDLNAEVVEQASSTSKPEVFFIKYKTNEEAAHAQQQIQAQYDALGGSSQLTDEGVAPVTSVIGALGGSDGHVDAGSAVGGTGAAQIISTGSAGSHTGNAYLPPNF, encoded by the exons ATGCGTGGATTTATT GTCCTGTGTCTTTCCGCCGTCGCGCTGGCCGCGCCCCAGGGCTACAACTACAATCCTGGCCCGTCCGGCTTCGGTGGCATCAGCACGACTAGTGGGGGCGCCTCCTTTTTCCAGGGAGCCGCTCAGGCTGCCCCGGTGCAGCCGCAAGCCATCTACCAGCAACCAGCCGTGCAGACCCACCACCATCAGCATCAGGTGCAACAGGCCCAgcaggtgcagcagcagcaagccATCGTCTCCAAGCGCTTCTTTATCCACTCCGCCCCGGAGGAGGCCGAGGACTACAAGGAGCGTCACATCACCGTCGGCGTCCCCAAGCGCAACTACAACGTGGTGTTCATCAAGTCGCCCCAGCGCAACAATAGGAAGACCATCAAGATCAGTCCCGCCGCCAACGAGGAGAAGACCGTCATCTACGTGCTGAGCAAGAAGGGCGAAAGCGATTTGAACGCTGAAGTTGTGGAGCAGGCCAGCTCCACCAGTAAGCCGGAGGTCTTCTTCATTAAGTACAAGACCAACGAGGAGGCCGCCCACGCCCAGCAGCAGATCCAGGCCCAGTACGATGCCCTGGGTGGCAGCAGCCAGCTGACCGATGAGGGAGTAGCCCCCGTTACCTCCGTGATTGGAGCACTTGGAGGCAGCGACGGGCACGTCGATGCGGGATCCGCTGTGGGCGGTACTGGAGCAGCCCAGATCATCTCCACCGGATCCGCCGGATCGCACACGGGCAACGCATACCTGCCACccaatttttaa